A region of the Flintibacter sp. KGMB00164 genome:
CACGCTGATCCAGGACCTGCAGCTGGCTTGGCGGGTGCGCCACCAGGGAGAGGAAGATGTCTATCACCCGATCTGCTGTCAGCCGGGAAGCCTGCTGGAGCAGCTTCTGGGGCCTTGTCCCGTGGTCAACAGTGCCCACCATCAGGCGGTGGACCTCCTGGGACATGACCTGACAGCCACCGCTTGGGCGCCGGAGGGATTTACAGAAGGGATCGAACATGGCAGCCTGCCTGTGCTGGGGGTGCAGTTTCATCCGGAGCGTCTGTCCGGGCCGGGCCGGGGCGAGGGAAATGCCCTGTTTCAATGGCTCATTTCTTGTATTGAAGCATAAAAATGGAGGAAACCATTTGGTTTCCTCCATTTTTCTTATTTTGCAACCACAATGCGGATGCGTCCGCCGTTGCTTTCTGCCTTGTCGTACCAACCGGTGAGGCTCAGTCCCTTTTCCTGGACCCGCTGGGCGGAGGAGAGGTAGTAGGAGCCGTTGCGGTATTCGTAGACCACCACATTGTCTGCCATGGTGTAGGAGCGGTTGCTGGCGATGAGCTGATTTCCGCTGATGCTGGTGGCAGTCACCTTGGTGAGGTTGTAGATCTTGTCGGGGTTAGTAAGGTCGCCCTTGATCATCACACCGCCGGTGCTGACGGGGAAGCCGGTGGTGATGTTGGGCAGGGTGTAGGTGGTGCCGCCCACATCGTACACATAGGTGTAATAGGTAGTGATGCTTCCGGTGGGGATTACATCCATACGGGTCAGCAGGCCGTAACTGTAGTTATCGCCGGTAACATCGTTCAGAATCAGACGGTCGATCTCACCGCTGCCGTTCATGGTGTAGTAGCTGACCATATCCTGGGTGAGGCTGATGCCGGCCAGGCGGCTGGCAAAGACCCGGGTTCCGGAGTTCTCGTATACGTCCAGAATTTCCACGCCGTCAGCCAGAGGGGTGGAGCCGATTTTGCTGCCGTCGCTGCTGACCTTGCCGGAGAGCTTTGCAGCCTGCAGACGCTTGAGGGAGACGGTGCCGTCTGCGGCAATGTTCACGCCTACCAGATCGCCTACCTCGTAGGTGTGGGTGGTGCACTCGTAGTTGTAAGAGTTGCCGTCGGTAGCCAAAAGGGTAATGGTATCGGCGGTGTAGGAGGAGTGATAACCGTCGGAGTAAGATTCCCGGGTGACCTTGGTGACCACACCGCAACGCTCCGAGGTGGTGGCAATGGGGTCGGTGACAGCGGCTACCTTGCCCTGACGGCCAAGGAGCAGAGAGACTGTGTCGCCCAGGTCATAGGTGCCCAGATCGGACAGAGCATAGACGGCAGCCGCGCTGTCCAGCTCATAGGAGTGTCCGCCGATGGTCACTGCAGTGGGAGCAGCGGTGTTGGGGGTGATGGCCTGAATGGTGCCCACCACCTTGTCCGAGTAGACCCACAGGGTGCGCATGGACTGGCACCAGTAGACCACATCGTACTCCTGTACCTTGCTCAGGGAGGAGGCCTCGCCATCCCGGGTCACGGTAACGCCCGAGAGGGAGAAGGGAATGGAGGACTGCCAGTTGCCGGTGGCTACCAGGGGACCGTCCATCACGCCGTTGATCAGAGCCACCAGATCCACCTCACCGGCGGCATTGAGGGAGTGTCCCAGAGAATTGATGTACGGAGTGCCGGATTTGGTGTTGGTGGAGAGCATGTTGTAGAAGAGATACATGGCGTCGTAGCGGGTGAGCACGTCGCTGCTGTTCTGGGATTTGAGCCCTCGGTCCAGTTTCAGGCTGTGGTAGAGAGCCATCTGCGGGGTGGGGTAGGCGCCGGAAAAGTCTTCGTTGCTGTATCCCAGCAGCTGCAGGACAATGGTCACGCCCTCGGCCAGGGTGATCTGATTGGAGGGGCGGAAGGTGCCGTCGGAGTATCCGGTGATAAGCCCGGCAGCCACACCGGCCTCTACAAAGCCAGCCGCCCAATGGGTATAGGGTACGTCAGGGTAGGGGGAGGTGGAAGCCTCTCCCACCTGGTCTCCGTTGGGAGAGGCCTTGACCGCCATGGTGATAAACTCTGCCCGGGTGACGGTGCGGTCCAGCTGCATGTTGCCCTGACTGTCGCCCACCATAATACCCAGGGCGTTGACCACCTGGGTCACCTCCTGCTGGGCAGGGACCGTGGCGGAGCGGGCGCCGGCCGGCAATACCAGCATCCCCACAAGCAGGGCAGCGGCAGTGCCGGCGGCGAGAATGGATTTTAACTTCATAAGAGGTCTACCTCCTTGTTATTCATAGCGCAGCGCGTCGATGGGATTGAGCTTGGCGGCCTTGTTGGCGGGCAGGTAGCCAAACAGGATGCCCACGCCCACCGATACGCCAAAGGCCACGGCAATGGCCCCCAGAGAGACCACGGCGGTAAACTCTGTGGAGCCAGAACTCATCATACCATCGATGAGGGTGCCCGCTAGCTTAGCCAGTACGATGCCAAGCACGATGCCGATCAGGCCGCCGATGGCAGAGGTGGTGCCAGCCTCGATGATGAACTGTCCGCGGATGTCCCGGCGCTTGGCGCCCAGGGATTTGCGGATACCGATTTCCCGGGTGCGCTCCGAGACGGATACCAGCATGATGTTCATGATACCGATGCCGCCTACCAGCAGGGAGATGCCTGCAATGGCAACCAGCACCACCATCATGGTGTCCATCATGGTGTTCATCATGTCCAGCATCTCAGCCGAGGTGACCACCATGTAGTTGCCGTCCTCGCCGTACACTTTATCCAAAAAGGTTTCGATGATGCCGCGGGAGGCGGTGGCGGTGTCCTTGCTGGTGCCGCTGAACATGTAGTTGTCCATGCTGAAGGACATGCCGCCTGCTCCGGCGCCGGCAGTGTCACTGCTCAAGGCGCTGTTAAGCTGCTGGGCGTTGGTGTAGGGAATGATAATCACATCATCCGCAGAGCTCTTGCGGGACTCCGCGCTCTCGGACAGGATGCCTACAATGGTGTAGTTATAGCCGCTCAGGCCGATGGTCTTGCCCAGCGCATTGCCGTTATAGTACTCCTTGCTGATGTAGGAGCCTATCACGCATACCTTCTGAGAGCGGAGTACGTCCACATACTGAAGGAAGCGTCCCTGCTCCACCGTGAGCGCCCGAATTTCGTCATAGTCCTCGCTGACACCTACTACGCTGTAGGGGGTGAAGGTGTCGCCCGGGGTACGGGCGGAGGCGGAAGAGACCGTGATATAGGGGCTGACCGCGGTGAGGTATTTGGGGTTTTTCTCCACCAGGTCATACATGTCGTCCGTGTCTACCTCACGGGAGGAGCCGCTGGACTGAACGGTGACCTGAATGAGGTTGGCGCCCAGCTCGTCAAAGGAGTCGCTCATCAGCTTCTGCATGCCGTCGCCCAGGGAGATGATGATAATGACTGCGGCTACGCCAATGATGATACCCAGCATGGTGAGCAGAGCACGCATCTTGCTGGTGGCCAAAGACTTCAGAGCCAGGAAGAAGGATTGCTTCACACCCATCAGGCATTCACCTCCTCGTCCAGATCCTCGTCCTCATCCTCGTCCAGTTTGGGCTGGACCACAGCCTGAGGATCGCTGGAGTCGCCGTCATAGATGATTTTTCCGTCCTGAAGGCGGATAATGCGCTTGGCCCGCACGGCGATGGAGTTGTCGTGGGTAATAAGTACCACGGTGTCGCCCTCCCGGTTGAGCTTTTTCAGGAAGGAGAGGACCTCACGGCTGGTGTG
Encoded here:
- a CDS encoding ABC transporter permease, whose amino-acid sequence is MGVKQSFFLALKSLATSKMRALLTMLGIIIGVAAVIIIISLGDGMQKLMSDSFDELGANLIQVTVQSSGSSREVDTDDMYDLVEKNPKYLTAVSPYITVSSASARTPGDTFTPYSVVGVSEDYDEIRALTVEQGRFLQYVDVLRSQKVCVIGSYISKEYYNGNALGKTIGLSGYNYTIVGILSESAESRKSSADDVIIIPYTNAQQLNSALSSDTAGAGAGGMSFSMDNYMFSGTSKDTATASRGIIETFLDKVYGEDGNYMVVTSAEMLDMMNTMMDTMMVVLVAIAGISLLVGGIGIMNIMLVSVSERTREIGIRKSLGAKRRDIRGQFIIEAGTTSAIGGLIGIVLGIVLAKLAGTLIDGMMSSGSTEFTAVVSLGAIAVAFGVSVGVGILFGYLPANKAAKLNPIDALRYE
- a CDS encoding S-layer homology domain-containing protein, whose product is MKLKSILAAGTAAALLVGMLVLPAGARSATVPAQQEVTQVVNALGIMVGDSQGNMQLDRTVTRAEFITMAVKASPNGDQVGEASTSPYPDVPYTHWAAGFVEAGVAAGLITGYSDGTFRPSNQITLAEGVTIVLQLLGYSNEDFSGAYPTPQMALYHSLKLDRGLKSQNSSDVLTRYDAMYLFYNMLSTNTKSGTPYINSLGHSLNAAGEVDLVALINGVMDGPLVATGNWQSSIPFSLSGVTVTRDGEASSLSKVQEYDVVYWCQSMRTLWVYSDKVVGTIQAITPNTAAPTAVTIGGHSYELDSAAAVYALSDLGTYDLGDTVSLLLGRQGKVAAVTDPIATTSERCGVVTKVTRESYSDGYHSSYTADTITLLATDGNSYNYECTTHTYEVGDLVGVNIAADGTVSLKRLQAAKLSGKVSSDGSKIGSTPLADGVEILDVYENSGTRVFASRLAGISLTQDMVSYYTMNGSGEIDRLILNDVTGDNYSYGLLTRMDVIPTGSITTYYTYVYDVGGTTYTLPNITTGFPVSTGGVMIKGDLTNPDKIYNLTKVTATSISGNQLIASNRSYTMADNVVVYEYRNGSYYLSSAQRVQEKGLSLTGWYDKAESNGGRIRIVVAK